The DNA segment GCTTGATGATTCTGGCATCGCCGAGCTTTAAAAGAAATACACCCGGGATGGAGCCCAGAATCACGAGGACGCAAAGCGGCAGGCAGATCCGCGGCTCAATCCCCTTCCGCTCAGAATATGCGATGTATATGTTGGACGGGTAGCCTAAAAGCAGGTCGATGGGAGAGATATTGATGTTGTCGGCAGAAAAGCCGGCGAGCGTCCCAAAGACAAGCGTGTTGGCGAACCCGCACATCCCCTTTACAATGTAAGCGGCCATCACAGAGCATATGATGGCCGGAGTAAACAGGTTCATCGGGAGTATTTCTCGTCACAGTACTGACAGCGGTAAATTTCTTTTTCCTTGTCAGCAAGATAGAAGATATGCGGAAGCTCCTGTTCCACGGATGTGATGCACCGGGGATTTTTGCAGTGAATGACGTTCACAAGCCGGTTGGGGAGATTCAGACATCTCTTTTCCACGATCCGGTCATCCCGGATGATGTTGACGGTGATGTTGTGGTCGATGTATCCCAGGACATCCAGATCCAGGGAATCAAGGGGGCCTTCGATTTTTATGATATCCTTTCTGCCCATCTTGCTGCTTCTGGCATTTTTAATGATTGCCACGGTACAGTCCATTTTTCCAAGCCCGAGATAGCGGTAAATTTCCATACTTTTTCCTGCCTGGATATGATCGAGAACGACACCTTCCCGGATTCCGCTGATATTTAACATGGTTTGTCCACCTCCAGTAAAGTCATGATAAGAGCCATACGGACGTAAACGCCGTACTGTGCCTGCTTAAAGTATGCGGCCCGCGGGTCGTCATCCACCTCCACGGCAATTTCATTGACCCTGGGGAGCGGATGCAGCACGTACATGTCCGGTTTGGCAAGCTTCATTTTCTCGGCATCGAGAATGTAGCTGTCCTTCATGCGGATATAGTCTTCCTCGTTGAAGAAACGCTCCTTCTGGACGCGGGTCATGTAGAGAATGTCCAGTTCCGACATGGCATCATCGAGGTTTGTCGTCTCCCTGTATTCAATATGGTTGGCATCCAGGACGCTTTCACGGATATAGTCAGGCACGCGAAGCTCCGGCGGGGAAATCAGGACAAAACGAATTCCCGGGTACCGGACAAGGGCATGGATCAGAGAGTGAACCGTGCGCCCGAATTTCAGGTCGCCGCAGAGCCCGACGGTCATGCCGCCAAGCCGCCCCTTTAAAGAACGGATCGTCAGAAGGTCTGTCAGTGTCTGGGTGGGATGCTGATGTCCGCCGTCGCCGGCATTGATAACCGGGATGGATGATTTGGAGGCAGCCACGTAAGCGGCGCCTTCCTTTGGATGGCGGATCGCACAGATGTCTGCGTAGCAGGAGATCATGCGGATGGTATCGGAAACGCTCTCTCCTTTGGCGGCGGAGCTGGAAGCCGCTGAGGAAACGCCGAGGACAGAGCCGCCCAGCCTCTGCATGGCGGATTCAAAGCTAAGCCTTGTCCTGGTGCTGGGCTCAAAGAACATGGTCGCCAAAATTCTTCCGTCACAGACATGTGCATATTTTGGGCGGTTCTTTTCGATGTCAGAAGCAAGAGAAAGAAGCTGTTCTGTCTCTTCAACAGAAAAATCAAGCGGGCTGATTAAGTGCCTCATGGAAAAAATCCCCTTTCGTCATATTGTTCCCATTATACCGGATACTCGCCGGAAATTCTACAAAAAATTGAAAAATATGATATAATAACCGCAAAGCGGTTATTATATCTGCGCAAACCGGTTTTTGCGCACGCCGCAAAAAGCCGGGCGCTAAAATCCGCCGGAGGCTCATGGCCGCGCAGCGGACATGATATAATAACCTGCATACCCACCCACACAGGAGGAAACCATGCAGAAAACATTTGAACAGATTCTTCTGGAAGGCCAGGCGGCCGGCTGCGAGACGGAAGAGGAGCTGTTCCTTTTATGGCAGCTCATGCAGCAGATGGAGGAAAATCCGGAAGGGACAACTGGCTATGCCGATATAGACAAACGGAATTTTCACATCGACGGGATCGTTTCGGAGCAGGACTTTACCGGAACCCTTTATATCTTAAAAGAGACAAATATGAAAAGCCACATCAAAAAGGGACAGAGCTTTCCTGTGATTTACGATGTCCGAAAGGATTTCCGGAGCGGGAAGAGCGCCTTTGGAGAGGCAGAATACATGGAATATCTGGCCGGTATGCAGAAAATCCTGGAGGGCGGCGAAGAAAAAGGCGTCCGGGAACTTCTGCGCCGGATCGCAGTCCTGTATCTCAATAAGCGCGGCGGAAAAGGCGCTGCCGACGAAATCAGCATGCAGTACGGCCAGTATTACATCGAATTCATCAAGCGCCAGATCCAGCTCCTAAACCCTTCAGTCATTGTCTGCTGCGGTGAGGAGATTTTCCGGCTTGTCGTCATGGAAGTCTTTAAAAACAAAAGGCGGAAACGGAACCAGGAGGAGTACATGCGCTGGAAAAATGTGGTGGAGGGCGATATCTTTTATGCCGACAGCCGTTACCGCCATACGACCGACGAAAAGCGGGCAGCCGTCCGTGTCATAAACATGTGGAACCCTGCATACCGTGTCAACAACGGCCAGTATGTGTCCTTAGAAGAATATCTTAAGGAATTTGAAGCGCGCCTCAAAAAGCCTGAAAAGAATTCGTAAGGATTATTAAGCAAATGTCTATATTCATACAGGCGGCGATTCTGTATAATGGTATCAGAACAGGCAGACGGGAGACGAAGCCCCGGCTGTCTCTTGCAGGATAAAACGACAGGAGGAAGGACATGGCCGGCGGAAACGATGGACAGGAAATGAGGGAGCCTGTGATCCAGGTGAAAAATCTCTATAAGGTCTACCGGATGGGCGACACGAAGGTCTATGCGTTAAACGGCGTGGACTTTACAATTTACAAAGGGGAATTCTGTGCCATTACAGGCCCCTCCGGCTCCGGGAAGTCCACGCTTTTAAACATGCTTGCCGGGCTGGAACACCCCAGCAAAGGGGAAATCGTCATCGCCGGGAAGCACATCGAAAAGCTCAATGAAAAACAGCTTGTAACCTTCCGGCGGGAGCGGGTCGGGTTCATTTTCCAGTCCTACAACCTGATCGGAACCATGAATGCCGTGGAAAATGTGGCCCTGCCGCTTTCGTTCCGCGGAATCCCGAAGGCGGCCCGTGTGAAGCGGGCGAAGCAGTATTTAAAGCTTGTGGGACTGGAACGGCTCACGAAAAACATGCCGAACCAGATGTCCGGCGGCCAGCAGCAGCGCGTCGGCATAGCCAGGGCCCTTGTGGTGGGGCCTCAGATTATTTTTGCCGATGAGCCGACGGGAAACCTTGACTCCAAGACGACGATGGAGGTCTTAAAGCTGATGCAGAAGATCGTCCGGGAACAGAAGCAGACGCTTGTGATGGTAACCCATGACAACAACCTGGCGACGTATGCCGACCGGATTTTTAAGATCATAGACGGCCAGATTGTCCATATCGAAGAAAACCACCGGGAAGTGGATCTGGAGGAGTTAGAAAGGGAGCGCTTCGGGGATTACAATGGAAGCGGGCCGTCCGAAAACAGGGACGGCGATATGGCCGGGGAGGAAGGCCAGGCGGCAAAAGACGGCAGTGCGCCGGAGAAAGACGCAGGACATGCTCCGGCCGGGGAGGAAACGGAAGAAAAGACAGAAGGCGGGGAAGAAAAGAAATGATAAAGTTAAAAAGGTTATGGATCCTGTTGCTGGTATTAAGTACGTTTTTGGGCGCGATGCCCCTGGAATCGTTTGCGGAGGAAGAAGATGAAGAGATTCCGCCGGTTTTCCATAAGGACGACGACAACGATGAAGTCCGTATTGTAATCGGGAAAACGCCGGAGGTAACCATCGGAAAATCTGCCTCCATCACGTTTTCCATCAAGAATACGTCGGAATCCGACTGGGTGGAGACCGAGGTCTGGATTGCCCAGGAAAGCGAATTTAAAGACTACTACGACGAAGTCGAGGATGAAGACGGCGAAACGATCAAAACCATGAACGCAACCTATCCGTTTGAGATCACGGACGAGCTCAACAAGCACCGCTCCATCGGCCCGATTAAGGCAGGCGGGAAAAAGACCGTGACGCTCCGCGGAAATATCAAAAAGAACCTTCAGGAAGGGTATTACCCCATCAAGGTGAACATCGCCAGACGCGCCAAGGGCGAGGACGCCCTGTCTTCCGAATACCAGAAGACGGTGATCGTATGGGCGGAAACCAAGACGTCCACAGGCACGACTGAGGACAATGAAGAGAGCACGGAGCCGGTAGCATTTGCACTTGGTGAGAACCAGTCTACGCCGACCGGCGTCTATAAAGAGGTTGTCAACTTCAATGTCAATCTGAGGAATACCGGTTACAAGACGGCTTTCGACGTGCGGGTGGAAATGGAACTTTCTGAGGACATCACGAAGTTCCCCTTTGAGATCAACGACGGAAACTACGACAGGTGGCTTGACAACATCAATGCCGGCCAGACCGTAGAAGTGCCGTACAGCATGGCTGTCCGCGAAGACGTAAAATCCGGCTATTTCCCGATCAAATTCAAGATCCGGTACCGGGAAGAGGAAGACGGAAGCTTTGCGGCTCCGGTGGAGGACGTTTTTTATGTGAGGATTGTCGGCGAGGACGACGAGGACGAGATCTCGGCAGACGCAGGTGAGAATGAGCGTACAAAGGCGCGTATCATCGTGGACAGCTTCGAGACGGAGCCGGCCCAGATCCTGGCCGGCCAGGAATTTACTTTAAAGGTCAAGATGAAGAATGCCTCCAGCAATATTACGGCAAGCAACATCCTGTTCACCCTGGAACCGGAGACTGTGGACAGCAGCCCTGTCTTTACGACGCCAAACGGCTCCAACTCGGTGGTGGTGAACAATCTGGCGCCGGGAGCTTCGGAGGTGCTGACAATGAATTTCTCGTCCAGCCCAAGTGCCGAGCAGCGTTCCTACACGATCACCATCAATGAACAGTACGACAGCCCGGAGTTTAAGAACGCGAAGGAGAGCGTGAAAATCGCGGTGTCCTTAAAGCAGGAAGCCAGAATGAATACGGGAACCATCGAGATCATGCCGCAGTCCATCAACGTGGGCGGCGAATCGAACATCATGTTCCCGATCAACAATACGGGAAAGGTACAGCTCTATAACGTCATGGCCGTGTTCGAGGGCGATTCGATCCAGAGGGCGGAGGCCTATGTGGGCAATATCAAACCGGGCGAGAGCGGAAACGTGGACGCCATGATTTCTGGAATTGCTCCGACCATGGATGACGGGAAAATCAAGCTTACGATTACATATGAGGATGAGAACGGTGTCGTGACGCCGGTGGAAAAGGAAATTCAGCTCATGGTTACAGAGCCCATGGTATTCGATGAACCGGATATCGACATGGGAAATGTGGATGAGATGGAAGATGATCAGTCTTTCCTCGGAAAGTATCAGCCGTATCTTGTCCCGGCGGGGATCCTGGCCGTGGTTGTGATTGCCGCGGTGGCAGCCATGATCCGGCGGAGGAAGAAGAAAGCGGGAATGGACGATGAGATTCTTTGATCTGCTCACCATGAGCATAAATAATCTGCGCCGCAGAAAGCTGAGGACCGCACTGACGGTCCTTGGCGTCATTATCGGTACGGCTTCCATCGTCGTTATGGTTTCCCTCGGCATCGGTTTAAAGGAGATGACGATGGAGCAGTACGCTTCATCCGGCAGCCTTACGAAAATTACGGTAAGCCGGAATTACAGCATGAGCAATACGGAAAATGCAGAGGACAGCTACATTGTGGACGATACGATCAAGCTGTTTTCCAGGCTTGACCATGTGCGGGCGGTGTCGCCGGTTCTCTCCGTCTATGTAAATATGCGCCAGGGGATCTATTCCAGTTCTTCAAGCCTTACGGGATTAAGCCGCGAGGGGCTTGAGGAGATCACACTGGGAAAAGGACGTCTTCCGGACAGCAATGCACAGACGATGGAGCTTGTGATCGGAAACATGGTGCAGAGGGATTTTTATAATTCCAAAACGGGCAGAGGCTATTGGGATACCGGGGAAATGCCGGACGTGGATCTCTACCAGGAGTCCTTTTTTACCACGTTCCAGTCGACGGGCAGCGAGGACAAGAAACAGAAGAAATACATTTTTCCGGCCTGCGGAATGGTAAAAGGGGGGCCGGAAGAGTACAACGAATATTCCTGGGGCATTTATACGGATGTGGAGCTTTTAAAGACGCAGCTTAAGCGTGTTTACGGAAAACAGGCGATCCCGGGACAGCCCACCAATAAAAAGGGAAAGCCATACAGCTACTTTGTCTATGACAATGCTTACGTGTACGTGGATGATATGGAAAACGTCATGAGCGTCCAGAAGGCCATTCAGGACATGGGCTACAACGCGTACAGCAACATGGAGTGGCTGGAGCAGGCCCAGAAACAGACCGACATGATCCAGGCAGTCCTCGGCGGCATCGGCGCCGTGTCCCTGTTTGTAGCGGCCATCGGAATCGCAAACACGATGATGATGTCCATCTACGAGCGGACGAAGGAAATCGGCGTCCTGAAGGTGCTTGGCTGTGCCCTGGGCGACATCCGGAGCATGTTTTTGATGGAAGCCGGTTTCATCGGCTTCATGGGAGGAACCATCGGCCTTGCTTTAAGCTATGGGATTTCCATGATTGTGAACCGGTTTCTGGGCGGAGCCATGATGGGCGTCATGTCAGACGGAGGAATCTCACGAATTCCGCCGTGGCTGTCTGGGGCCGCTGTATTTTTCGCCATTGTCATCGGTATGCTGGCCGGCCTGTTTCCGGCGCTTCGCGCCATGAGGCTTTCGCCTTTAGCCGCGATCCGGAACGAATAAATGGTTGCATCCAGGTGCGAATTTTGATATGATGGAACGGTACGGAGCGACATGCTTCGTGCCGTTTTTTTGAGCCTGAACATAAAAAAAGGCCGGAAAACGTGAAAATCTAATACGTTTGGGGGAGTTTATCTTGAGCGAGAAGACGCGAATCCGTCTGTTTTTCCTGGCATCCATCCTGTTTTGTCTTGGTGCCAACTTTGCACATCCGATCACACCTACGGTCATCCAGAATCTGGGGCTTCACGACTACATGTTTGGCGTTGCCTATGCGGGGATGGCTTCCACGAATTTCCTGTTCTCACCATTCTGGGGAAAAATCAATGTCTACTTATCCAGCAGAAAAACCATGCTGATCGGCGGTGTCGGCTACGCTGTCGGACAGATCTGTTTTGGCCTGGCCCAGACCGAGCTTCAGATTGTGCCGGCGCGAATGATCTCCGGCGCCTTTGCAAGTGCCGTATTCGTCAGCATGCTGACTTACATTGTCAACACGTCAGATGAGGAGAAGCGCGGCGTTTACCTGATTACCTCGGCCACGATCCAGAGTGTGTTCAGCGCCTTCGGCTACTTAATCGGCGGCCTTCTCGGCGAGATTTCCATCGGCCTGACCTTCGGGATCCAGGCAGCGACTCTGGCCGGGAGCGGCCTCATGTTTTATCTCGTCTGCAAGGACGATACGTTAAAATCCATGCGCGAGACGACGCCGGGAAAGCTTATGAAGGAAGCGAACCCGTTCAGTGTCTTTTTTGCAAGCCGCGAATTTATGACGGTGCTTCTTGCGACGATGTTTATCGTCAATGCACTGGCAAACATCGGCTTTACGGCTTACGAGCAGTGCTTTAACTATTACATAAAGGATCAGTTCGGCCTGACATCCGCCTACAACGGAGCCATCAAGGCGGCTGTGGGCTTCATTACCCTGGCGGCCAACGGCACCATCTGCGTGTGGATTGTCAAAAAGACCGACAGC comes from the Eubacteriaceae bacterium Marseille-Q4139 genome and includes:
- a CDS encoding aspartate carbamoyltransferase regulatory subunit; the encoded protein is MLNISGIREGVVLDHIQAGKSMEIYRYLGLGKMDCTVAIIKNARSSKMGRKDIIKIEGPLDSLDLDVLGYIDHNITVNIIRDDRIVEKRCLNLPNRLVNVIHCKNPRCITSVEQELPHIFYLADKEKEIYRCQYCDEKYSR
- the pyrB gene encoding aspartate carbamoyltransferase, which translates into the protein MRHLISPLDFSVEETEQLLSLASDIEKNRPKYAHVCDGRILATMFFEPSTRTRLSFESAMQRLGGSVLGVSSAASSSAAKGESVSDTIRMISCYADICAIRHPKEGAAYVAASKSSIPVINAGDGGHQHPTQTLTDLLTIRSLKGRLGGMTVGLCGDLKFGRTVHSLIHALVRYPGIRFVLISPPELRVPDYIRESVLDANHIEYRETTNLDDAMSELDILYMTRVQKERFFNEEDYIRMKDSYILDAEKMKLAKPDMYVLHPLPRVNEIAVEVDDDPRAAYFKQAQYGVYVRMALIMTLLEVDKPC
- a CDS encoding ABC transporter ATP-binding protein, whose product is MAGGNDGQEMREPVIQVKNLYKVYRMGDTKVYALNGVDFTIYKGEFCAITGPSGSGKSTLLNMLAGLEHPSKGEIVIAGKHIEKLNEKQLVTFRRERVGFIFQSYNLIGTMNAVENVALPLSFRGIPKAARVKRAKQYLKLVGLERLTKNMPNQMSGGQQQRVGIARALVVGPQIIFADEPTGNLDSKTTMEVLKLMQKIVREQKQTLVMVTHDNNLATYADRIFKIIDGQIVHIEENHREVDLEELERERFGDYNGSGPSENRDGDMAGEEGQAAKDGSAPEKDAGHAPAGEETEEKTEGGEEKK
- a CDS encoding ABC transporter permease, whose amino-acid sequence is MRFFDLLTMSINNLRRRKLRTALTVLGVIIGTASIVVMVSLGIGLKEMTMEQYASSGSLTKITVSRNYSMSNTENAEDSYIVDDTIKLFSRLDHVRAVSPVLSVYVNMRQGIYSSSSSLTGLSREGLEEITLGKGRLPDSNAQTMELVIGNMVQRDFYNSKTGRGYWDTGEMPDVDLYQESFFTTFQSTGSEDKKQKKYIFPACGMVKGGPEEYNEYSWGIYTDVELLKTQLKRVYGKQAIPGQPTNKKGKPYSYFVYDNAYVYVDDMENVMSVQKAIQDMGYNAYSNMEWLEQAQKQTDMIQAVLGGIGAVSLFVAAIGIANTMMMSIYERTKEIGVLKVLGCALGDIRSMFLMEAGFIGFMGGTIGLALSYGISMIVNRFLGGAMMGVMSDGGISRIPPWLSGAAVFFAIVIGMLAGLFPALRAMRLSPLAAIRNE
- a CDS encoding MFS transporter → MSEKTRIRLFFLASILFCLGANFAHPITPTVIQNLGLHDYMFGVAYAGMASTNFLFSPFWGKINVYLSSRKTMLIGGVGYAVGQICFGLAQTELQIVPARMISGAFASAVFVSMLTYIVNTSDEEKRGVYLITSATIQSVFSAFGYLIGGLLGEISIGLTFGIQAATLAGSGLMFYLVCKDDTLKSMRETTPGKLMKEANPFSVFFASREFMTVLLATMFIVNALANIGFTAYEQCFNYYIKDQFGLTSAYNGAIKAAVGFITLAANGTICVWIVKKTDSKKSLVLVLAAAAAAIFSVIMAPDVALFMVLNLVFYAFNAISVPVIQNLIAQDAEGEKSNVVMGFCNATKHLGGIIGALTAGFVYGLGPKVSFVFAGISFAAAAAGVIYYNMRYRKERG